Proteins from a genomic interval of Papaver somniferum cultivar HN1 chromosome 4, ASM357369v1, whole genome shotgun sequence:
- the LOC113274138 gene encoding DEAD-box ATP-dependent RNA helicase 42-like yields MDFSTIAKRTRSRDPEYYRWLHEKLRNERDRNSANGDGQASSSEARSGNSAGQSLGGGRSSTDPSRGGGGRSTGPSTSHNVLDYEDEEEEQRMLKKQRPIISNKMTQKKKGRQRKEAERTIRELERATQEAERKKEEEEEAHKKILEWRPMREAISMKADASDPKGKAKMNFEGSCNTKDKIMVHIDDEETEPDASSEDYDIDIIALSKQQKAKAKVKVEAKEERILITDLKQEVEETVAAQRSSKKNIITEPAHQALDDDSDDNIAFSENQNASADVEVEEQETFVGLEDVVEVELKSSNSNIVGESAHQAYGHDSEDGFALPIKQNSSVDIEVQVRRSSVDLEEVHIVAEKPSTTKRVGVKEERIYIIDLEQEVEETVAAEKSIVIEPTHQALGDDSDDGIAFSENQNASAVDEQRTFVSLENVVEVESITAKKSSSSDIVGESAH; encoded by the coding sequence ATGGATTTCTCTACCATAGCGAAGAGGACTAGGTCTAGAGATCCTGAGTATTATAGATGGCTGCATGAGAAACTTAGGAATGAGAGAGACAGAAATAGTGCTAATGGTGATGGACAGGCTTCTTCTAGTGAAGCTAGGAGTGGGAATTCAGCCGGTCAAAGTCTAGGTGGTGGTAGGAGCTCAACTGATCCTagtagaggtggtggtgggaggtcTACTGGTCCTAGTACTAGTCATAATGTtcttgattatgaagatgaagaagaggaacaaAGGATGCTGAAGAAACAGAGACCTATTATTAGCAACAAAATGACACAGAAAAAGAAAGGTAGACAAAGAAAAGAAGCAGAGAGAACAATCAGGGAATTGGAGAGAGCGACACAAGAAgcagagaggaagaaagaagaagaagaagaggcacATAAAAAGATTCTTGAATGGAGACCAATGAGAGAAGCAATATCAATGAAAGCGGATGCTTCTGATCCGAAGGGGAAAGCCAAGATGAACTTTGAAGGATCATGCAATACCAAAGACAAGATTATGGTTCATATCGATGATGAAGAGACTGAACCAGATGCTTCGAGTGAAGATTATGACATTGATATTATTGCTCTTTCTAAACAACAGAAGGCTAAGGCTAAGGTTAAGGTTGAAGCTAAAGAGGAAAGAATACTTATTACTGATTTGAAACAGGAGGTGGAGGAGACGGTTGCCGCTCAGAGAAGCTCTAAGAAAAATATAATTACTGAACCAGCACATCAAGCTCTTGATGATGACTCTGATGACAATATTGCATTTTCAGAAAACCAGAATGCCAGTGCTGATGTTGAAGTGGAAGAGCAAGAAACTTTTGTTGGCTTGGAGGATGTAGTGGAGGTGGAGTTGAAAAGCTCCAACAGTAACATAGTTGGTGAATCGGCACATCAAGCTTACGGTCATGATTCTGAGGATGGTTTTGCGCTTCCAATAAAACAAAATTCTAGCGTTGATATTGAAGTTCAGGTGAGAAGAAGTTCAGTTGATCTGGAGGAGGTGCACATTGTGGCTGAAAAACCTTCCACGACAAAAAGAGTTGGAGTTAAAGAGGAAAGAATATATATTATTGATTTGGAGCAGGAGGTGGAGGAGACGGTTGCTGCTGAGAAAAGCATAGTTATTGAACCAACACATCAAGCTCTGGGTGATGATTCTGACGACGGTATTGCATTTTCAGAAAACCAGAATGCCAGTGCTGTTGATGAGCAAAGAACTTTTGTTAGCTTGGAGAATGTAGTGGAGGTGGAGTCGATTACGGCCAAGAAAAGCTCCAGCAGTGATATAGTTGGTGAATCGGCACACTAG